In Pelosinus sp. UFO1, one genomic interval encodes:
- the lgt gene encoding prolipoprotein diacylglyceryl transferase encodes MYPILFSIGGLEFRAWGLMVALGVFAGLWLATRLARNSEFSAELLQEYVLYGVIAGFLGARVWEVVFSWQDYSSNPLQALMFWQGGLSIQGAVIANLLLAGWYFRSKGLSFRRFADISTPGLILGQAIGRIGCLLNGDAYGKPTTAWYGVVYQPGTSAYQAWGAMPLVPAELFEAGFDLMILAVLLYIFRRKQFDGQVAITYFILYSLARFGLEFLRTDSLLFGGLKVAQMTALLTAMLASSLWLWYRKGETE; translated from the coding sequence ATGTATCCCATCTTATTTAGTATTGGTGGTTTGGAATTTCGCGCCTGGGGACTTATGGTAGCTTTAGGAGTATTTGCCGGCTTGTGGCTAGCGACACGCCTAGCAAGAAACAGTGAGTTTTCGGCAGAGCTATTGCAAGAATATGTTTTATATGGTGTAATAGCAGGATTTTTAGGAGCACGCGTTTGGGAAGTTGTCTTCTCTTGGCAAGACTATAGCAGCAATCCTTTGCAGGCGTTGATGTTTTGGCAGGGGGGGCTCTCCATTCAGGGAGCGGTGATAGCCAATTTATTGCTGGCGGGATGGTATTTCCGAAGTAAAGGATTATCCTTCCGGCGTTTTGCCGATATTAGTACACCAGGTCTTATCCTAGGGCAGGCTATTGGGCGTATTGGCTGTTTATTAAACGGTGATGCCTATGGAAAGCCGACAACTGCCTGGTATGGCGTTGTCTATCAGCCGGGAACATCGGCATATCAAGCATGGGGAGCAATGCCATTGGTGCCAGCCGAACTATTTGAGGCTGGGTTTGATCTCATGATTCTAGCCGTCCTACTGTATATATTCCGTCGGAAACAGTTTGATGGACAGGTGGCAATAACCTATTTCATTCTCTATTCCCTGGCCCGATTTGGTTTGGAATTTTTACGTACGGATAGCTTACTATTTGGCGGTCTTAAAGTGGCGCAAATGACGGCGCTGTTAACGGCAATGCTTGCTAGTAGCTTATGGTTGTGGTATCGGAAAGGAGAGACTGAATAA
- a CDS encoding heavy-metal-associated domain-containing protein, whose product MGQTGETVIKIEGMSCGHCKMAVENALKEVAGVASAYVDLDRKEAVVTGFAAIADLHQAVEEAGYVVVA is encoded by the coding sequence ATGGGTCAAACTGGTGAAACAGTAATAAAAATCGAAGGAATGTCTTGTGGTCATTGTAAGATGGCCGTCGAGAATGCTCTTAAAGAAGTTGCAGGCGTTGCAAGCGCCTATGTTGATTTGGACAGAAAAGAAGCAGTGGTGACAGGTTTTGCCGCGATTGCCGATCTTCATCAAGCGGTAGAAGAGGCTGGCTATGTTGTAGTTGCTTAA
- a CDS encoding DUF6803 family protein, with protein MVMTHYMELLAVNQPWNLILYMVIPVALAEALVATEFFTVFLRGSNAGGWRTANKVIGIFLGFYFLGVFLNLTTTVVPTIQWRGIADILAVGAYLSGVIPLFGIALLELGVIGKSKSDDEKMKLHFILLTVFLVVAHVAMIFGMVDPTIMGWNPNAVGGNMQHMQHMGQ; from the coding sequence ATGGTTATGACACACTATATGGAATTGCTGGCTGTCAATCAGCCTTGGAATTTAATTTTGTATATGGTGATTCCTGTGGCTCTGGCGGAAGCACTTGTTGCAACTGAATTTTTCACAGTCTTCCTTCGTGGGTCCAATGCTGGTGGATGGAGAACAGCCAATAAGGTGATTGGTATTTTTCTAGGGTTTTACTTTCTAGGCGTCTTTCTCAACTTAACAACCACTGTTGTTCCTACTATTCAGTGGCGCGGCATTGCTGATATACTCGCGGTAGGGGCTTATCTCAGTGGTGTAATTCCGCTGTTTGGTATTGCTTTGTTGGAACTCGGTGTAATCGGCAAGAGCAAATCTGATGATGAAAAGATGAAGCTCCATTTCATTCTATTGACCGTGTTTCTCGTTGTTGCTCACGTAGCCATGATTTTTGGGATGGTTGATCCAACTATTATGGGATGGAATCCCAATGCTGTTGGTGGAAATATGCAACATATGCAACATATGGGACAATAA
- a CDS encoding SHOCT domain-containing protein, with protein MMMGYGFGGPFGWLGMGLGMLVHLAFTALIIMAVVWLFKTLFRGGTTNGVRTDAVEILKQRYAKGEITTDEYQRMKKELE; from the coding sequence ATGATGATGGGTTACGGTTTCGGTGGCCCCTTCGGCTGGTTGGGCATGGGCCTAGGAATGCTCGTTCATTTGGCGTTTACCGCTCTTATTATAATGGCAGTGGTTTGGCTATTTAAAACGCTATTCCGTGGCGGCACTACAAATGGGGTCCGGACTGACGCTGTGGAGATATTAAAACAGCGGTACGCCAAAGGGGAAATTACTACTGATGAATATCAGCGCATGAAAAAAGAGCTGGAATAA
- a CDS encoding DUF2933 domain-containing protein, which translates to MDQYKQVSQIKGQETSHAQHQGCGGGWKHMVMMMVCCLAPLGLVLLLKQSGYEGSANYLVLLMCPLMHFFMMRSMGKKAEDEKQSS; encoded by the coding sequence ATGGATCAATATAAACAAGTGTCTCAAATCAAAGGACAAGAAACCAGCCACGCGCAACATCAGGGCTGCGGTGGTGGTTGGAAGCATATGGTGATGATGATGGTATGCTGCTTGGCTCCCCTCGGTCTGGTTCTGCTGCTCAAACAAAGTGGTTATGAAGGATCAGCCAATTACTTGGTGCTTCTCATGTGTCCGCTGATGCATTTTTTCATGATGAGGAGCATGGGTAAAAAAGCGGAGGATGAAAAGCAATCTAGTTAG
- a CDS encoding sulfite exporter TauE/SafE family protein produces MSTIAKKIPIQDMHCSSCEGRIEKVIRNVQGVKKVRASYAENMVYIEYDSVTCNPEEISKTIRNIGYTIGYRTQSAGKFKSVAGILIVFLAVLLLGNYTGNFDMGSKLKGEVTYLVLFMIGIFTSLHCVGMCGGIMLSQSIGNEAKGKFKSFLPSLHYNMGRVLGYTVLGGIVGAIGSVLSVSIGFMSGVAIFAGIFMIVMGLNMAGFSIFRKYLKISLPTHSLSKKVKAPFLVGLLNGLMPCGPLQTMQLYALGTGSVLQGASSMLVFALGTLPLMLSFGTLTSLFSKDSTKRIMKLSGVLVIVLGVIMTNRGLAIAGLNLPFSDLTAKGTNGTSMVTKAQIDNGVQTIRMSANNRGYTPNVLYVQKGVPVKWIVDGEQITSCNNQIIIPTLNSKKKLSYGENIIEFTPQDQDISFSCWMGMIRGVIKVVDDVSAIDVTKDKTSVASSVGGCCSTGGTQVESIYGDDIAKVSTERLIRKATISNKLQTVSIKGIGYEFEPLVVVIQKQTLAKIKIDLAEFDNAVGNWNIVDYKQKKVVSSFAGKQEIKEIDFRQDEVGTFGIYKDRKIIGVIEVVDNLATTDLENVRSKFL; encoded by the coding sequence ATGAGTACAATTGCTAAAAAAATTCCAATACAGGATATGCATTGCTCATCCTGCGAAGGGCGAATTGAAAAAGTAATACGAAATGTACAAGGGGTTAAGAAAGTTAGGGCCAGCTATGCTGAGAATATGGTATATATAGAATATGATTCCGTTACATGTAACCCCGAAGAAATCAGTAAGACGATTCGTAATATTGGTTATACCATTGGTTATAGGACTCAGTCAGCGGGCAAATTTAAGAGCGTTGCAGGTATTTTAATCGTCTTTCTAGCTGTACTCCTGTTGGGTAACTATACAGGTAACTTCGATATGGGTTCAAAACTCAAGGGAGAAGTTACCTATTTGGTTTTGTTTATGATTGGGATTTTTACTTCCTTACACTGTGTTGGTATGTGTGGCGGCATCATGTTGTCACAAAGTATAGGTAATGAAGCCAAAGGGAAATTTAAATCATTTCTACCATCGTTACACTATAATATGGGCCGGGTATTAGGTTATACGGTACTTGGCGGCATCGTCGGAGCGATTGGATCTGTTCTTAGCGTGTCAATTGGCTTTATGTCTGGTGTTGCAATCTTTGCCGGTATCTTTATGATAGTTATGGGGCTCAATATGGCTGGATTTAGCATATTTAGGAAGTATCTAAAAATCTCGTTACCTACACATTCGTTAAGCAAAAAAGTAAAGGCTCCTTTTTTGGTTGGACTCCTAAATGGATTGATGCCCTGCGGTCCCCTCCAAACGATGCAGCTTTATGCTTTGGGCACAGGCAGTGTGTTACAGGGGGCTTCGTCCATGCTGGTTTTTGCTCTCGGTACATTGCCGTTAATGCTTTCTTTTGGAACATTGACAAGTCTTTTTAGTAAAGATTCAACAAAACGGATTATGAAATTAAGTGGTGTCCTTGTGATTGTATTAGGCGTCATCATGACGAATCGTGGTTTAGCAATTGCGGGGCTGAATCTTCCCTTTTCGGATTTAACAGCAAAAGGCACTAACGGAACTTCTATGGTAACAAAGGCGCAAATTGATAATGGCGTGCAAACCATCCGCATGTCGGCAAATAATAGAGGCTACACACCAAACGTGTTATATGTGCAAAAAGGTGTCCCGGTAAAATGGATTGTTGACGGTGAACAAATAACCTCCTGTAATAACCAGATCATCATCCCTACTCTAAATAGTAAGAAAAAATTATCTTATGGGGAAAACATCATTGAATTTACGCCACAAGATCAAGACATAAGCTTTAGTTGTTGGATGGGAATGATTCGAGGCGTCATTAAGGTGGTGGATGATGTCAGCGCCATTGATGTTACTAAAGATAAAACATCTGTTGCCTCATCAGTAGGCGGATGCTGCAGTACCGGTGGTACGCAAGTTGAAAGTATCTATGGCGATGATATTGCTAAGGTTTCAACAGAAAGGCTTATTCGTAAAGCCACAATCAGTAATAAGCTACAAACCGTGTCGATAAAAGGTATCGGGTATGAATTTGAACCACTGGTGGTCGTTATCCAAAAACAGACCCTTGCAAAAATCAAAATCGACCTCGCCGAATTTGATAATGCTGTTGGGAACTGGAATATTGTTGATTACAAACAAAAGAAAGTTGTTTCTTCGTTTGCAGGAAAACAAGAAATCAAAGAGATAGACTTTCGGCAAGATGAGGTTGGTACTTTTGGGATTTATAAGGACCGCAAAATTATTGGTGTTATCGAAGTGGTTGATAATCTTGCTACGACTGACCTGGAAAACGTCAGATCAAAATTTTTGTAA
- a CDS encoding sirohydrochlorin cobaltochelatase, which yields MEKTASTVNCLADKRAILVVSFGTTYLDTLKMAIESTESKIRVTFPNYEVRRAFTSRIVIKKLAERDGILIDTEKQALERLQAEGYKEVFIQPLYVAAAEEYEKLRAVSVHFAHTKVFDKITLGRPLLYYMGQKGNPDDYLIAIKAVETQLPKLRDQEAIVLMGHGGVHPANTAYAALQIKLEEAGLNNIFVYTVEGFPALDSVIEKLKSKKVKNLTLLPFMLVAGDHATKDMAGDEEDSAKSQLLKAGFNVDIYFHGLGENLAIQDIYVQHLKDAIDQLIVHKAKKH from the coding sequence ATGGAAAAAACAGCTAGTACCGTCAACTGTTTGGCGGATAAAAGGGCTATTTTAGTTGTTAGCTTTGGAACTACTTATCTTGATACGTTGAAAATGGCCATTGAAAGTACAGAAAGCAAAATCAGAGTTACCTTCCCTAATTACGAGGTACGTCGGGCGTTTACTTCCCGTATTGTCATTAAGAAATTGGCTGAGCGAGATGGTATTCTAATTGATACGGAAAAGCAAGCGCTTGAAAGATTGCAAGCTGAGGGATATAAAGAAGTATTCATCCAGCCACTATATGTGGCCGCTGCTGAAGAATATGAAAAGTTAAGAGCGGTTTCTGTACATTTTGCTCATACTAAAGTGTTTGATAAGATTACTCTTGGCCGTCCACTTCTTTATTATATGGGACAGAAAGGCAACCCAGACGATTACCTGATTGCCATTAAGGCTGTTGAAACGCAACTACCTAAGTTAAGAGACCAGGAAGCGATAGTGCTTATGGGTCATGGGGGAGTACATCCTGCTAATACTGCTTATGCCGCTTTACAAATAAAATTAGAAGAAGCCGGGTTGAATAATATTTTTGTATATACTGTCGAAGGTTTCCCAGCACTGGATAGCGTTATTGAAAAATTGAAAAGTAAAAAGGTGAAGAACTTGACTTTGTTGCCATTTATGCTGGTAGCTGGCGACCATGCCACTAAAGACATGGCTGGTGATGAAGAAGATTCTGCTAAATCCCAATTACTTAAAGCTGGGTTTAATGTTGATATATATTTCCACGGCTTGGGCGAAAATCTAGCTATCCAGGATATTTATGTACAGCATCTAAAAGATGCTATTGATCAACTGATCGTGCATAAAGCTAAAAAACACTAG
- a CDS encoding C40 family peptidase, with protein MNTFIPKVIASIAVAISFALLTPVGAHAADILRPGDRGSEVTFLQERLQSLGYNIPSADGVYGNLTEAAVENFQANSGLDADGIVGYQTWDALRSGNSQVSRGQRSRYLIDNIIQTSKRLQGIPYLWGGDTPQGFDCSGFTQYVFRLNGINLPRTADEQYELGVPVSYDNLQPGDMVFFTTYAPGPSHNGIYIGNGLFINSSSSHGVSIARMDNSYWAPRYIGAKRILR; from the coding sequence GTGAATACGTTTATACCAAAAGTCATCGCATCCATTGCAGTAGCGATCTCATTTGCTTTGTTAACTCCGGTAGGAGCTCACGCAGCAGATATTCTTCGGCCTGGAGATAGGGGATCTGAGGTAACTTTTCTTCAGGAACGGTTACAAAGTCTCGGCTATAACATCCCGAGTGCCGATGGCGTTTATGGGAATTTGACTGAGGCAGCTGTTGAAAACTTTCAAGCAAATAGCGGACTAGATGCTGACGGTATCGTTGGTTATCAGACATGGGATGCCTTGCGGAGCGGCAACAGCCAAGTCAGCCGGGGCCAGAGAAGCCGGTACCTTATCGACAACATCATTCAAACAAGTAAAAGGCTTCAAGGAATTCCATATTTGTGGGGCGGAGATACTCCCCAAGGATTCGATTGTTCGGGCTTCACCCAGTATGTTTTCAGGCTAAATGGCATAAACCTGCCACGCACTGCCGATGAGCAGTACGAATTAGGTGTTCCTGTTAGTTATGACAATCTGCAGCCGGGAGATATGGTGTTCTTTACTACATATGCACCAGGACCATCACACAATGGTATCTACATTGGTAATGGCCTGTTTATTAATTCGTCATCAAGCCACGGTGTATCAATTGCTCGCATGGACAATTCCTACTGGGCACCAAGATATATTGGGGCGAAACGAATATTACGCTAA
- a CDS encoding AarF/ABC1/UbiB kinase family protein, producing MATWHREDAVRARTRHIASVFIRYGFGFLVRDLGLRRFFAFGSWGRAGALDKTIKSEEFRRLAQKLPLMLEELGPTFIKLGQFLSSRPDFVPVFVTDALQRLQEQVTPVPFAHIQEIIAENLPDYKEWFVSIDPEPLGVASIAQTHLATLQDGRKVAIKVRKPEVINQIELDLMVLQKIVGFLAEQPEVYKLLDIENSFMVFSHSLRKEFDFAVEAGNIQLFSRLLAGAGLARTPQVEWRLSNENILTMEFIDGISIEEAAGKLDLAARRKLASKFLESFLRQVLLYGVFHGDPHSGNIRLTPAGEIVYLDFGIVGRTDPRMTERLVENFTAIQNSDVEALMNVALEMGQSSGHTNWQNYYEDMAELLFVSQGMTQGKLEIGKMIFGMMQVSQKHGIRMPERLLLLGKAFALAEGNARKIDPNVNFLEIARPIIEEFLHKNLLVRPSETVVLANALATKKKLRIVFSELPSFLSGMIRGEKKIPLTISGIEFIGEKLDKSINRISYSLIIASMFLTSAIMMHSGAGPIQAQIHHTGYYLLLVALGGTLYLFFRIFRQMKK from the coding sequence ATGGCAACATGGCATAGGGAAGATGCGGTGCGGGCGAGAACCCGTCATATTGCGAGTGTATTTATCAGGTACGGTTTTGGTTTTTTGGTAAGAGATTTGGGATTGCGACGTTTTTTTGCCTTCGGTTCCTGGGGGCGGGCAGGTGCTTTAGACAAGACAATTAAAAGTGAAGAGTTCCGGCGATTGGCACAAAAATTACCGTTGATGTTGGAAGAATTGGGGCCGACGTTTATTAAGCTCGGCCAATTTCTAAGTAGTCGGCCTGATTTTGTGCCAGTATTTGTAACCGATGCCTTACAGCGGCTGCAGGAGCAAGTGACGCCAGTACCGTTTGCGCACATACAAGAAATAATCGCGGAGAACTTGCCGGATTATAAAGAATGGTTTGTATCGATTGATCCGGAGCCATTAGGGGTAGCATCCATTGCTCAGACCCATTTAGCCACCTTACAAGATGGTCGTAAAGTTGCGATCAAAGTCCGTAAGCCAGAGGTTATCAATCAGATCGAACTGGACTTAATGGTGTTGCAAAAAATCGTTGGATTTTTAGCCGAACAGCCCGAAGTGTATAAACTGTTGGATATTGAAAATAGCTTCATGGTTTTTTCCCATTCCCTCCGTAAGGAATTTGATTTTGCTGTGGAAGCCGGTAATATCCAGTTGTTTAGTCGGTTACTGGCCGGGGCGGGTTTGGCTCGTACGCCACAGGTGGAGTGGAGGCTCAGCAATGAGAATATTTTGACGATGGAATTTATTGATGGCATAAGTATCGAGGAAGCGGCAGGGAAACTAGATTTGGCGGCTCGACGGAAACTAGCCAGCAAATTTTTAGAAAGTTTTCTGCGCCAGGTGTTATTGTATGGTGTCTTCCACGGCGACCCTCATTCCGGGAATATTCGTCTGACCCCTGCAGGTGAAATTGTATATCTGGATTTCGGTATCGTTGGGCGTACTGATCCGCGTATGACCGAACGATTAGTGGAAAACTTCACTGCGATACAGAATAGCGATGTGGAAGCGTTGATGAATGTGGCGCTTGAGATGGGACAATCTTCGGGACATACCAACTGGCAAAATTATTATGAGGATATGGCTGAACTGCTTTTCGTGTCTCAGGGGATGACCCAGGGCAAACTGGAGATAGGAAAAATGATTTTTGGCATGATGCAAGTTTCGCAAAAGCATGGTATCCGCATGCCGGAACGGTTACTGCTGCTAGGTAAAGCATTTGCTCTGGCTGAAGGGAATGCGCGAAAAATTGACCCAAACGTCAACTTTTTGGAGATTGCCCGGCCGATTATTGAAGAATTCTTACATAAGAATCTTCTGGTGCGACCTAGTGAGACGGTGGTTTTGGCAAATGCCCTTGCCACGAAGAAAAAGTTACGGATTGTGTTCAGCGAGTTACCATCTTTTCTTTCGGGGATGATCCGCGGCGAAAAGAAAATTCCCTTGACCATTAGTGGTATTGAATTTATCGGAGAAAAGCTGGACAAGTCTATTAATCGTATTTCCTATAGCTTGATCATTGCCAGTATGTTTCTAACATCGGCTATTATGATGCACTCAGGAGCGGGACCAATTCAAGCACAAATCCATCACACTGGCTATTATCTGTTATTGGTAGCACTCGGAGGCACGCTATATTTATTCTTTCGCATTTTTCGTCAGATGAAAAAATAG
- a CDS encoding N-acetylmuramoyl-L-alanine amidase, which translates to MLFGHFSFSAGEHTRAKAACIHTRLVAELNTSDRGVKEANFQVLREADCPAVLVEVAFINLHQKRTVSS; encoded by the coding sequence TTGCTTTTTGGTCATTTCAGCTTTAGTGCCGGGGAGCATACGAGGGCAAAGGCTGCCTGCATTCACACTAGGTTGGTGGCGGAATTGAACACCTCTGACCGGGGCGTGAAGGAAGCAAATTTTCAGGTGCTCCGAGAAGCAGACTGCCCAGCGGTATTAGTAGAGGTGGCCTTTATCAATTTACATCAAAAACGCACAGTTTCTTCATAA
- a CDS encoding isoprenylcysteine carboxylmethyltransferase family protein, translated as MSDYGLWPIVVINSLIFIIFAFSFTRPRSGRDWRSFGTFSAFIVALFAEMYGFPLSIYLLSGWLGSHYPQINLFSHDAGHLWYTLLGLTGDPHHNPIHELSNWFIFGGLIFLGFTWRFLHSAQRRGVIAVNGPYAYVRHPQYIAFIVILLGFLLQWPTLLTLAMFPILVRMYIWLARQEEREAMEQFGEDYAAYAAVTPRFFPRLGRRGLIGSKQDK; from the coding sequence ATGTCAGATTATGGACTATGGCCAATTGTGGTCATCAATTCGCTTATCTTTATTATTTTTGCCTTTAGTTTTACTCGTCCGCGTTCTGGTCGGGATTGGCGTTCCTTTGGTACCTTTTCCGCTTTTATTGTAGCGCTATTTGCAGAGATGTATGGTTTTCCTTTGAGTATTTATTTACTTTCCGGGTGGCTGGGGAGCCACTATCCACAAATCAATCTCTTTTCTCATGATGCCGGACACCTTTGGTATACATTGCTGGGACTAACAGGTGATCCCCACCACAATCCTATTCACGAATTAAGTAACTGGTTTATTTTTGGGGGGCTTATCTTTCTTGGTTTTACATGGAGATTTTTGCACAGTGCCCAGCGTAGGGGTGTGATCGCAGTGAATGGTCCTTATGCCTATGTGCGTCATCCTCAATATATTGCTTTTATCGTGATCCTGTTGGGTTTCTTGCTGCAGTGGCCAACGCTGTTAACATTGGCTATGTTCCCTATTCTTGTGCGGATGTATATTTGGTTGGCTAGGCAAGAAGAACGGGAAGCAATGGAACAATTTGGTGAAGACTATGCCGCCTATGCGGCAGTGACTCCACGTTTTTTCCCCAGATTAGGTCGAAGGGGCCTAATTGGGAGTAAGCAGGATAAGTAA
- a CDS encoding YgcG family protein — protein sequence MKKWLVWLLMAVYMVIGTVASAAPAIPPAPAGSIYVQDYAGVLSGETKAKINTLGAKISRQTKAQVVVVTVNSLNEEPIQDYSLAMLRQWKIGDKSLNNGVLLLVAVGDRKSRVEVGYGLEGALNDAKVGQLQDEYLILYAGRGDYDQGIWNSYKAIMRLVSAEYGIVAPQDARGTAKVSGDLVPAWWDGLPWWVQGAAVVGVFLLFIADWLLLGGSITFLLLSLLRLRGSGGGGYGGGSGGGGGADRKW from the coding sequence ATGAAAAAATGGCTGGTGTGGTTGCTGATGGCGGTATATATGGTCATCGGTACGGTAGCTTCGGCGGCGCCTGCCATACCGCCTGCCCCTGCGGGCAGTATATATGTGCAGGATTACGCCGGCGTATTAAGCGGAGAAACCAAGGCGAAGATCAATACACTAGGAGCAAAGATTTCTAGGCAGACCAAGGCACAAGTAGTAGTAGTTACTGTCAATTCGTTGAATGAGGAACCAATTCAAGATTATTCACTAGCGATGCTCAGACAGTGGAAAATCGGCGATAAATCGCTGAATAACGGAGTATTGCTGTTGGTAGCCGTTGGTGATCGAAAGTCTCGTGTCGAGGTAGGGTATGGTTTGGAAGGGGCTTTAAACGACGCCAAGGTCGGGCAGCTTCAAGATGAATACCTTATACTCTATGCTGGGCGTGGTGACTATGATCAGGGAATCTGGAACAGCTATAAAGCTATCATGCGGTTGGTCTCTGCCGAATATGGTATCGTAGCACCGCAAGATGCCCGAGGAACTGCAAAAGTAAGCGGCGACCTTGTTCCGGCATGGTGGGATGGTTTGCCATGGTGGGTGCAAGGGGCGGCTGTTGTAGGGGTTTTTCTTCTATTTATCGCAGATTGGCTACTCCTCGGCGGCAGCATTACCTTTCTCCTATTATCATTGCTCAGGTTGCGTGGTAGTGGGGGCGGAGGATATGGTGGTGGATCAGGGGGCGGCGGCGGAGCGGACCGGAAATGGTAG
- a CDS encoding TVP38/TMEM64 family protein — translation MNKLWGWLVIITLVGLTYLWQPEFFQEAYGIIKHGDISALAEYLRSFGEWSVVITLALFVVMTFTIVFPFMILSGAAGIIYGLFWGIVISWSGEVIGALVMFVFARYFFRQIVEGWITKSKYLKQVDDYSAANGFKALLIARLLPLAPSGIITAVAAISRMSFRDFFLATVLGKLPPVVIKVLLGHDIVFAGENMTRLIVVAALVVGVYLALWWYRRSKVQHGNA, via the coding sequence ATGAATAAATTGTGGGGCTGGCTAGTTATTATTACATTGGTTGGGCTGACCTATCTGTGGCAGCCGGAGTTTTTTCAAGAAGCATATGGCATCATCAAGCATGGTGATATTTCTGCCTTGGCTGAGTACTTACGTTCTTTTGGTGAATGGTCGGTAGTGATAACACTGGCCCTATTTGTGGTTATGACTTTTACGATTGTTTTTCCCTTTATGATTTTATCAGGGGCAGCAGGCATCATCTATGGGCTATTTTGGGGTATTGTCATTTCTTGGTCAGGAGAAGTGATTGGGGCACTAGTCATGTTTGTTTTCGCCCGGTACTTCTTTCGTCAAATAGTGGAAGGATGGATTACTAAAAGTAAGTATCTTAAGCAGGTGGATGATTACAGCGCAGCCAATGGTTTTAAGGCTTTATTAATAGCTCGTCTGCTTCCATTAGCTCCATCGGGTATTATTACGGCCGTTGCAGCCATTAGCCGCATGTCATTTCGGGATTTTTTTCTGGCAACAGTGCTTGGTAAATTACCACCGGTAGTGATAAAAGTCTTACTTGGCCATGATATTGTATTTGCTGGAGAAAACATGACTCGGCTCATAGTAGTAGCAGCTTTAGTTGTTGGAGTATATCTGGCTTTATGGTGGTATAGGCGAAGCAAAGTGCAACATGGAAATGCATAA